One genomic segment of Bradyrhizobium diazoefficiens includes these proteins:
- the malQ gene encoding 4-alpha-glucanotransferase — MDLLAQARIKGVQSEFIDALGKLRVTDPVALKSILEALPEKRVYRFVSGPVVVRALGNPRTELAMTGAVPLTWKVTGKDKIIAQGETREPVIAWPAGLPLGYHRLTLTDAEGVSEEVPMIVAPERAFGGDFDRGWLLAVQLYSVRSDRNWGIGDFTDLAGLLRLARQLGADGVGLNPLHVLFDDHPADCSPYSPNSRLFLNPLYIDVEAIPEFSADLVPDAAATAARLREGDRVPYTDVAALKWLGLRAAFNSFVTSASGARRQEFDAFRADRAPLLSRFACFEVLRHRFARPWWEWPAEWQQPDEAKCAGLRDGPDKREVEFVEFVQWTADSQLRAARELASQLGMRVGLYLDVAVGVQSNGFDAWNEQMAISRHLAVGAPPDVLNTVGQDWGLAGFNAGGLEAQSFVPFADMLAASMRHAGAIRLDHVLGLKRLYLVPRGFKPDNGAYVQMPFEALLAAVASESATHKCIVIGEDLGTVPEGFRETMQDFGIWSYLVMMFERDDAGHFRATDHYRPNALVTLNTHDLSTYAGWRSFSDLKMKRSLGLDPGENDQARWDALGRLDEILRQNGIAANDLYSVLAFLSRTPSRLLAVSLEDLLGVIDQPNIPGTIDEHPNWRQRLPVALDRIASKIDLEALKAATRERSLSGGR; from the coding sequence ATGGATCTTTTAGCTCAAGCCCGGATCAAGGGCGTTCAATCTGAATTCATCGACGCCCTCGGAAAGCTGCGGGTCACCGATCCCGTGGCCCTCAAATCCATTCTCGAAGCCCTGCCGGAGAAGCGGGTTTACCGCTTCGTCAGTGGGCCGGTCGTGGTCCGGGCCCTGGGCAATCCGCGCACCGAACTGGCCATGACAGGCGCAGTGCCGCTCACATGGAAAGTCACGGGCAAGGACAAGATCATCGCGCAAGGCGAGACGCGCGAGCCCGTGATCGCCTGGCCCGCGGGCCTGCCGCTCGGCTATCACCGGCTGACGCTCACCGATGCCGAAGGTGTGAGCGAAGAGGTGCCGATGATCGTGGCGCCGGAGCGCGCCTTCGGCGGCGATTTCGACCGCGGCTGGCTGCTGGCCGTGCAGCTCTACAGCGTCCGCTCGGACCGCAATTGGGGCATCGGCGATTTCACCGATTTGGCCGGACTCCTCCGGCTGGCCAGGCAGCTCGGCGCCGACGGTGTCGGCCTCAATCCGCTCCACGTCCTGTTCGACGACCATCCGGCCGATTGCAGCCCCTATTCGCCAAACAGCCGGCTGTTTCTCAATCCGCTCTATATCGACGTCGAGGCGATCCCGGAATTTTCCGCCGATCTCGTGCCCGATGCGGCTGCGACGGCCGCGCGGCTCCGCGAAGGCGATCGCGTGCCCTATACGGACGTGGCGGCCTTGAAGTGGCTGGGCTTGCGTGCCGCCTTCAACAGCTTCGTGACAAGTGCGAGCGGGGCGCGCCGCCAGGAGTTCGATGCCTTCCGCGCCGACCGCGCGCCGCTGTTGTCGCGCTTTGCCTGTTTCGAGGTGCTGCGCCATCGCTTCGCCCGACCGTGGTGGGAATGGCCGGCGGAATGGCAGCAGCCGGATGAGGCGAAATGCGCGGGCTTGCGCGACGGTCCCGACAAGCGCGAGGTCGAGTTCGTCGAATTCGTGCAATGGACGGCGGACAGCCAGTTGCGCGCCGCCAGGGAGCTCGCAAGCCAGCTCGGCATGCGGGTCGGGCTTTATCTCGACGTCGCCGTCGGCGTGCAGTCCAACGGCTTCGACGCCTGGAATGAGCAGATGGCGATCTCGCGCCATCTCGCCGTCGGCGCGCCGCCCGACGTGCTCAACACCGTCGGCCAGGACTGGGGCCTTGCCGGCTTCAATGCCGGTGGGCTCGAAGCCCAATCCTTCGTGCCGTTTGCCGACATGCTCGCCGCATCGATGCGCCACGCCGGCGCGATCCGGCTCGATCACGTCCTCGGCCTGAAGCGGCTCTATCTGGTGCCGCGCGGTTTCAAGCCCGACAATGGCGCCTACGTGCAGATGCCGTTCGAGGCGCTGCTGGCGGCGGTGGCGAGCGAGAGCGCCACCCACAAATGCATCGTCATCGGCGAGGACCTTGGCACCGTGCCGGAAGGTTTTCGCGAGACCATGCAGGATTTTGGTATCTGGTCCTATCTCGTCATGATGTTCGAACGCGACGATGCCGGCCATTTCCGCGCCACCGATCACTACCGGCCCAACGCGCTGGTCACGCTGAACACCCACGACCTCTCGACCTATGCCGGCTGGCGCTCCTTCAGCGACCTCAAGATGAAGCGCTCGCTCGGGCTCGATCCCGGCGAGAACGACCAGGCGCGCTGGGACGCGCTCGGCAGGCTCGACGAGATCCTGCGGCAGAACGGCATCGCCGCCAACGACCTCTATTCGGTGCTCGCTTTCCTGTCGCGCACGCCCTCGCGGCTGCTCGCGGTGTCGCTGGAGGATCTGCTCGGCGTCATCGACCAGCCCAACATTCCCGGCACGATCGACGAGCATCCGAACTGGCGCCAGCGCCTGCCGGTCGCGCTCGACCGGATCGCTTCGAAGATCGATCTTGAGGCCTTGAAGGCCGCGACGCGGGAACGTTCATTGAGTGGTGGGCGTTAA
- a CDS encoding maltotransferase domain-containing protein — protein MNKTIQTVESAAAGSAFLIEDVYPSIDGGRFAVKRIAGERVEVWADIYRDGDAVISAALIWRGEQDREWRSEPMTPDGNDRWSGAFTPQEPGQYVYAIEAWTDEFATWSHGIARKQRTGADVSLDAIEGAGLLTKAHGGRQDAAAVIIRQCEDYLQSGDVAPLLSAELGKAMAESQSRPDLTRSPPFPLIVDRDKARFGACYQMMPRSQSRIPGRHGTLRDCIARVPDLAAMGFDVLYLTPVHPIGRTRRKGRNNAPVATDREPGSPYAIGSADGGHDALHPELGTIEDFRALVATCLEYGLELALDFAVQCSPDHPWLTQHPEWFKWRPDRSVRTADGPYSDIVIPDFASVDRVGLWNAFRDAMLFWIDHGVTIFAIDNHDTAPLPFWDWLIGDIRRRHPGVILFSKTFAKPKLMKGLAKLGFAQSFTYFPWRTTKWELEQYLGELTRYPERDFYRPNLFVNTPDLLPYHLQSGETWMFKSRVALAATLSSSFGIYSGFELLEHEAVPGREEYLDSEKYQIRQRDWDKPGNIKAYIAALNGIRKDNAALQQTANLRFLGIEDGETIAFAKEAADSTNTVLAVIALSRHVREFWLPLGGLTIDAGGERCHVAALENLLTGEQSRIEWGGIRLRIDPDRDPALLFRCLA, from the coding sequence GTGAACAAGACAATTCAAACTGTCGAGAGTGCCGCTGCCGGCAGCGCTTTCCTCATCGAAGACGTCTACCCCTCGATCGACGGCGGCCGCTTCGCCGTGAAGCGGATCGCAGGCGAGCGCGTCGAGGTCTGGGCCGACATCTACCGCGACGGCGACGCCGTGATATCAGCCGCGCTGATCTGGCGAGGCGAGCAGGACCGCGAATGGCGGAGCGAGCCGATGACGCCTGACGGCAATGACCGGTGGTCCGGCGCGTTCACGCCCCAGGAGCCCGGCCAATATGTCTATGCGATCGAAGCCTGGACCGACGAGTTCGCGACCTGGTCCCACGGCATCGCGCGTAAGCAGCGCACCGGCGCCGACGTGAGTCTCGATGCGATCGAGGGGGCCGGCCTGCTGACCAAGGCGCATGGTGGAAGGCAGGACGCTGCAGCGGTCATCATCAGGCAATGCGAGGACTATCTTCAGAGCGGCGACGTCGCCCCGCTGCTGTCCGCCGAGCTCGGCAAGGCGATGGCCGAGAGCCAGTCGCGGCCCGACCTGACCCGCTCGCCGCCCTTCCCGCTCATCGTCGATCGCGACAAGGCGCGCTTTGGCGCCTGCTATCAGATGATGCCGCGCAGCCAGAGCCGGATTCCGGGCCGGCATGGCACGCTCCGCGACTGCATTGCGCGCGTGCCCGATCTCGCCGCGATGGGCTTTGACGTGCTCTACCTCACGCCGGTCCACCCGATTGGCCGCACACGCCGCAAGGGCCGCAACAATGCGCCGGTGGCAACCGATCGCGAGCCCGGCTCGCCTTATGCGATCGGCTCAGCCGACGGCGGGCACGATGCGCTGCATCCCGAGCTCGGCACCATCGAGGACTTCCGCGCGCTGGTCGCGACCTGTCTGGAATACGGCCTCGAGCTCGCGCTCGATTTCGCCGTGCAATGCTCGCCGGACCACCCCTGGCTGACGCAGCATCCGGAGTGGTTCAAATGGCGCCCGGACCGTTCGGTCCGGACCGCGGACGGGCCCTATTCCGACATCGTCATCCCCGATTTCGCCTCGGTCGACAGAGTGGGGCTGTGGAATGCGTTCCGCGACGCCATGCTGTTCTGGATCGACCATGGCGTCACCATCTTCGCCATCGACAATCATGACACTGCGCCGCTGCCGTTCTGGGACTGGCTGATCGGCGACATCCGCCGCCGGCATCCCGGGGTGATCCTGTTCTCCAAGACATTTGCAAAGCCGAAGCTGATGAAGGGACTCGCAAAACTCGGCTTTGCGCAGTCCTTCACCTATTTTCCCTGGCGCACGACGAAATGGGAGCTGGAGCAATATCTTGGCGAGCTCACGCGCTATCCGGAGCGCGACTTCTATCGCCCGAACCTGTTCGTGAACACGCCCGACCTGTTGCCGTACCATCTCCAGAGCGGCGAGACCTGGATGTTCAAATCGCGCGTTGCCCTGGCGGCGACGCTGTCGAGCAGCTTCGGCATCTACAGCGGCTTCGAGCTGCTGGAGCACGAGGCTGTGCCCGGCCGCGAAGAGTATCTCGATTCCGAAAAATATCAGATCAGGCAGCGCGACTGGGACAAGCCCGGCAACATCAAAGCCTACATCGCCGCGCTCAACGGCATCCGCAAAGACAATGCCGCGCTTCAGCAGACGGCGAATTTGCGCTTCCTCGGCATCGAGGATGGCGAGACCATCGCCTTTGCCAAGGAGGCGGCCGATTCCACAAACACCGTCCTCGCTGTCATCGCCCTCTCGCGCCATGTCCGCGAATTCTGGTTGCCGCTCGGCGGGCTCACCATCGACGCCGGCGGCGAACGCTGCCACGTCGCCGCACTGGAAAATCTCCTCACCGGCGAACAGTCCCGCATCGAATGGGGCGGGATCAGATTGCGTATCGATCCCGACCGCGATCCGGCGCTCTTGTTCCGCTGCCTGGCGTAA